Proteins encoded within one genomic window of Aquarana catesbeiana isolate 2022-GZ linkage group LG03, ASM4218655v1, whole genome shotgun sequence:
- the LOC141134636 gene encoding ubiquitin-like FUBI-ribosomal protein eS30 fusion protein, with the protein MQLFISGQSLHTLDVSEQDTVLDVKAHVAQLEGLEDCDLVLSCGGAAVGDDVLLSQSDVCDQCTLDLSGRLLGGKVHGSLARAGKVRGQTPKVAKQEKKKKKTGRSKRSMQYNRRFVNVVPIFGKKKGPNSNS; encoded by the coding sequence ATGCAGCTTTTTATCAGTGGCCAGTCGCTTCACACCTTGGATGTCTCTGAGCAGGACACAGTGCTGGATGTTAAGGCTCATGTAGCTCAACTAGAAGGCCTTGAGGATTGCGATCTGGTGCTGTCCTGTGGAGGAGCAGCAGTGGGGGATGATGTGCTTTTGTCTCAGAGTGATGTTTGTGACCAGTGTACACTGGACCTGTCAGGCAGACTTCTAGGAGGTAAAGTCCATGGGTCACTGGCTCGTGCAGGGAAAGTGAGAGGACAGACTCCTAAGGTGGCAaaacaagaaaagaagaaaaagaaaactggCAGATCCAAGAGAAGCATGCAGTACAACCGCAGGTTTGTCAATGTGGTGCCTATCTTTGGCAAGAAGAAAGGCCCCAACTCCAATTCTTAA